The following DNA comes from Halobacillus litoralis.
GCTCGGATGTTTCTTTCCCTCTAGGTTTGTACACCTTTGACGATACCCAAAAGTCTGTCGTTTTAGATGGAAATGTGACGAGTGTAGAGGAATTGAAAGAGCTACAGTTGCCTGCCATACCCAATTCCGGTGGTGCAGGGCAGATGCCTGGACAATCTGGAGCGGAGATACCCTCTCAAGAATCTGCAGGAGGCCAGGGAGAAGCTTCACCACCACAAGGGTCTGAAGGGACATCAGGCCAAACCGGGTCGGACATCCCCCAGTCAATGGTTCAATCAGAAGGGATTCCGACTGTTGCTTTAGGTGACATCGCTGATATTGAGGTAGTAGGAGAAGCAGAATCGATTTCCCGCACAAACGGTGAAGATTCAATTTCCCTCCAAATCGTAAAAACTCAAGAGGCAAATACGGTTGATGTTGTTAATAGTGTCAAAGAAGAAACAGCTTCTTTCCAGGATGAGTTGGACGGAGTGGATTTTGTTTACTCCTTTGACCAGGGAGAGCCGATTGAAGAATCTGTCAGCACGATGCTGAACAAAGCATTGTTTGGTGGAATCTTTGCGGTTATCGTTATTTTACTGTTTTTGCGTAACATCAAAACGACTTTGATTTCAGTTATTTCTATTCCGCTATCCTTGCTGATTGCGATTTTATTCTTGAATCAAATGGATATTACGCTGAATATCATGACATTAGGAGCAATGACGGTTGCTATAGGACGTGTGGTCGATGACTCCATCGTAGTCGTCGAGAATATATACAGGCGGATGTCGTTATCAAGTGAAGAACTGCAAGGGAAACATTTGATTCGTGAATCGACAAGAGAAATGTTCATGCCGATTTTATCTTCCACCCTTGTAACAATTGCGGTATTCCTGCCATTAGGGCTGGTAGAAGGGACGGTAGGGCAGATCTTTTTACCATTTGCACTTACCGTGGTTTTCGCTTTGCTTGCTTCTTTGCTTGTGGCGGTTACCATTGTGCCGATGTTATCGCACCTGCTTTTGAAAAAAGCCAAAATAAAAGAGCAGCCTCATGAAGAAAGCGGAGGAAAAATGGCGGGCTGGTACCGTACAGTATTGACACGTACGCTTGATCATAAAATAATTTCTACTATAGTAGCTGTGCTTGTGCTCGCTGGAAGTATCGCATTGGTTCCTTTAGTCGGAACAAGCTTTCTTCCTGAACAGGAGCAAAAAATGGTAATGGCTACGTATAATCCAGAGCCAGGTCAGACGCTGGACGACGTTGAAGAGATTGCTGAAGAAGCTCAAGAATATTTCCTTGGACGGGAAGGGACGGAAAACGTTCAATATTCCGTTGGCGGGGAGAACCCGATGAGCCCTGGTGCATCCAATCAAGCAATGTTCTACGTGGAATATGCAGATGACACAGAGGAATTCTCTGATGAAACAGAAATTGTAATTGATGGGTTAAATGAACAGACAGAGCGCGGTGAGTGGGCAAATCAAGACTTCTCTGGCGCAGGTTCAAGCAGTGGATTAGAATTGCGTATCTTTGGTGATAGTGTGGACGAGATCAAACCAGTGGTTTCTGAGGTCGAAGCTTTGCTATCTGAAGAAGAAAACTTGAGAAATGTGGATTCGAGTTTATCTGAATCCTATGAGGAATATACGCTTGTCGCTGACCACGAACGTTTGAGTCAACTTGGTCTGACAGCAGCACAAATCGGCATGGAATTGAACCAGAACCGAGAGGAGCCGGTAGTAACGACTGTTGAACAGGACGGGGAAGAACTAGATGTCTATTTAGAAGTAGAAGAGGAAGATATCTCGAGCGTTGAAGACTTGACGAAACGAGAAATCCAATCACCTACGGGGCAATCAGTAGCCATTGATGAAGTTGTCGAAATTGAAGAGGGTACGACAGCTGATACCATCACCAGAAGAGATGGACGTGTTTATGCTAGTGTCAGTGCTGAAATCACAGTCGATGATGTTGGAGCGGTTTCTACCCAGGTGAATGAGATGGTCCAAGATATCGAGACGCCAGCCGGGGTGGAAATCACTCAAGGTGGGGTAGCTGAAGATATTGAAGAGTCATTCTCCCAACTAGGCTTAGCGATGCTTGCTGCGATTGCCATCGTTTATTTGATTCTCGTCGTCTTCTTTGGAGGCGGATTGGCACCATTAGCCATATTGTTCTCCTTGCCATTTACCATCATCGGGGCCGTACTCGGGTTGCTGGTCAGTGGTGAAACACTTAGTATCTCTGCGATGATCGGTGCTTTGATGTTGATCGGAATAGTTGTTACCAATGCAATTGTTCTCATTGACCGAGTCATCCATAAAGAGAAAGAAGGTTTATCGACTAGAGAAGCCTTGTTGGATGCAGGGATGACAAGGTTAAGGCCGATATTGATGACAGCCCTTGCTACAATCGGTGCATTGCTGCCATTAGCATTAGGCTTTGAAGGTGGTTCGATCATCAGTAAAGGTCTTGGTGTGACAGTAATTGGCGGATTGGCAAGCTCAACTCTATTAACCTTGCTTATCGTCCCATTAGCTTATGAAACATTGACGAAATTCCGTAAAAAGAAAAAAGGGCAGCCGAATAAAGCGTGAGCGGTGAAACTTACGCATTTTGTCCCTTTCTTGTAATCGTTTAGATGGTAAAATAAGAACATCCTCACATTCTGAGGGTGTTCTTTTCATATAATCAGGGAAACAAATGAATAAAATGATATGGAGGTGTCGGGATGGAGCATTATGAGATTACGATTATCGGTGCAGGGATGGCTGGCATTACTGCTGCAAGGCGATTAATCAAGCAAGGCAGAACGAACTTCCTTTTGACGGATAAAGGAAAATCTGTCGGCGGCCGTTTAGCCACTAGACGGGTGGCGGATGGAAAAGCGGACCATGGAGCACAGTTCTTTACAGTTCGGACAGAAGAGTTGGAAGAAGAATTAGAAGAGTGGCTGAATCGAGGGTGGATAAAGCAATGGTTTGGCGATCGCTACCCTCGTTATACAGCAATCGATGGAATGAACCAATTAGCTCAGCACCTGGCTTCAGATATCAATACATCTTTACATACAAAAGTAGTGAAACTGTTAGAAATCGATGGGGGCTATCATGTTTATAGTGAAGATGGGTCAGAGTGGAAGACGGATAAAGTATTGTTGACGATGCCCACACCTCAAGTAGTCGAACTGTTGAAAAACAGTAAACTGGATATCGTAACAGCAGAGCTTAAACGCTTGAAAGAGATCATCTTTGAACCCACTTATGTCGGAATCTATCACTTTAATCATACAACGAACCTGCCTGAGAACGGGCACTTGGATCTGGACTTACCTGAAGGAGTAGAGCGTATCGTTGACCATCGTAAAAAAGGAATTTCCCAAGATACAATAGTCAGTGTTTATATGAAGGGGGACTGGTCCAGGAAATATTATGGGGAAGACTATGTTCATTCATTGATTAAAGAAAAAACCGAACTCTATCTTGAGTGGAGTACTCTCGAATCTGAACAATTGAAACGCTGGCGCTATGCACAAGCTAAGAAAACCATAGAACAGTCTTATATTGATTTATCCGGAGATGGCCGTTTAGTTGTTGCAGGAGATGCCTTCTTGCGTTCAAACGATGAAGCTGGACGCACCAGGTTTGAAAGTGCTTATCTATCAGGAAAAGATGCAGCTGCTTATTTAAGCTGGTAAAAAGAAAAACGCGAGGGCCACAGGCTATACCATGGCTCTCGCGTTTTTCAGTACTAACTAGCTTTAGCTTCATATCTCTTCAGGCGCTTCATCCGAGTAACTGTGTAGACAGCCAGCCCTGCCCAAATGAGTGTGAACGAAACGATGTGAACTTCTGTGAAGGGTTCATCGTACAAAAACACACCAATTATGAGCATGATGGTCGGAGCGATATATTGCAAAAAACCTACCATCGATAATGGGATACGTTTAGCCCCGGCTGAAAAGAGCAGTAGGGGGACGGCGGTAACAACCCCGGCACCAAGACGACAAATGCTGTATGGGATAGTATGCTCACTTCTGACCATTGACCGCTTTGCTGTTGAAATAAGAAAATCAAGGCAGCAGGTGTAACGATAAGTGTTTCAATGGTCAATCCGAACATGGCGTTCAAAGGTACAAGCTTCTTAAGCAATCCGTAGGCACCGAAACTGAATGCCAGTAAGATCGCAAGCCAGGGAACAGACCCGAAGTTGATGGTCATATAGAGAACCCCTAGACCTGCTAATAAGAAGGCCAGCCACTGTGCCTTTGAAAAATTTTCTTTTAATACGATCATCCCGAGTAAAATGCTCACAAGTGGGTTGATATAATACCCGAGGCTGGCTTCCACTACATGCTCTGTATTGACTGCCAGGATGTAGGTGACCCAGTTGATACTTATGGCCAATGAAGCAAGTGTAATCCCTAGGATTCTTTTTCTGCTTTTAAAAATATACCGGCATTCTTCTATGAAAGCGGTCCGTTTCCTTGCCAGGATAACTATCAAACTCATAAAGACGAAAGACCACACGATACGGTGGGCAAGAATTTCAAAAGCGGGGATCTGCTGGATGAGCTTCCAATAGATCGGAAGCAAGCCCCATAGAATATATGCGCCGGCTGTATAAAGTACGCCTGATTTTTGATCATTGATCATGCTGAGGATCCTTTCAAAAGGGATATGGATGTTAAATCATACGCTTCATTATATCACCTATTTAAAGGAGAAACAGAAAAAATGCATGACCCATTTTTAGGGTCATGCACTTTAGATGGTGATAGTATCGGATCGCTTAAAAGGATTCTTGATTTTCATCGTAATCATCCCCGGCGTTTTGTATTGGGGCATCATTTTTGTCCTGAATAGCTATTTTCATTAATGGTTGTTCAGCTGGTCCTTCGACCACTGATCCATTAAAAGAGAATCGGGAACCATGACACGGGCAATCCCAAGTATGTTCGGCACTGTTCCACTCGACTTCACACCCCATGTGTGTACAAGTGGTATCAAGTACGTGGAGCTTCCCTTCCTCATCCCTATAGGCGCCGGCTCGTTCTCCCTTCCACTGTACGACCATACCTTCACCTTTCTTTAAGTGTTTAGGACGGTCGCTGACCAATTCTAACTTTCCTTCCACAAGATGAGTGGCGACATCGAAATTTTGTGAAAGAAAATGCTTCATACTCGGATCTGATTTGAATCTTGTCGGCTTGAACAGCTCATGAAAAAGGGAGTCTTCTCCTGTGACATAGTCACAAATCAGCTGGGCAGCTAACGTGCCGTTTGTCATCCCCCATTTCCGAAAGCCGGTGGCAATAAATACACGATCATTATTTCTTGTGATGGGGCCGATATAAGGGACTTTATCTAATGTGGTCAAATCCTGTGCAGACCACTGGAACAGCTTCTTCTTAATACCGAATGTTTCAGCGGCGAACTCTTCTAGAGCGTTATAATGAAAAGAGGTGTCAACCCCCTGGCCGGTTTTGTGGCTTTCCCCTCCAATCAGTAAGAGAGGTGTTCCATTATAGTGCGCAGTCCGGATCGAACGTTTTGGCTCATCTACTGATAAATACATTCCTTCTGGAACTTCTTTTTCCGGCTCGATGGCCAGAAGGTAAGATCTCTCGGCATACATCCTGCTGAAATAAAGACCTTTTCCATCGTAAAAGGGAAAGTGACTGCAAGAAATGACTTTTTCACAAGCCACTGTAAATCCATCTCCTGTCATGACTTCCACTTTATCCTTTTCCTGTACATCTGTCGCTTTCGTATGTTCATAAATTTCTCCCCCTAGTTTAGTGAACTCTTCTACAAGGGCAGATAAATACTTCAGGGGATGGAATCTAGCTTGGTTCTTCATGCTTAAAGAACGAGTGGTTTCAATAGAAAATGGTAGGGTTTCACCAAGTTCCCCCTCAATCCCTAATGTTTGATACGCTTCATACTCTTTCTCTAACTTTTGTGCTCCAATATTTGTTGTAGCAAATAAGTAAGCATCTTCTTTTGTCCAGTCACAATCGATTTCATATTTATTGATCAGCTCTTCTACTTTTTGTAAGGCTGTCATTTGAGCTTGATAGTATAAGGCGGCTTCTTCTTCGCCGAAATGTTTCATTATTTCATGGTAAATAAGACCATGCTGTGCCGTCACTTTGGCAGTTGTATGTCCTGTTGTGCCATTGAGGAGCTGATCCGCTTCCAGGAGTGTGACCTGTTTGCCTTCCTTTGCCAGCAAGTAGGCAGTAGTGATCCCGGTGATACCTCCACCTACAACCACCACTTCTGTTGCTGAATCTTCCTTCAAGGTTTCGAAAGTTGGTAGTGCCATGTCTTCACGCCACAATGGTTCTGGTCGAGTCCATTTCTGATGATGTTCCATACTTTCCCTCCTGTGTGTCTCTTTCCTTTCATTCTTTCCTTTCTCTTACATTTCATGTATAGGGAGCATGGAAAATTAACAACTTTTCACCTTTATAGTATAATTGAGGCATTGATTATGTATGGTGAAAGGGGGCAGCTGAGAATGGAAGTATTTGTGGCACGACAGCCGATCTTGAACGTGAACGATGAGGTTTATGCTTATGAACTTTTGTACCGGAATAGTGAAGAAAACCGGTTTGTTCCAATTGATGCCAATCAAGCGACATCTGAAGTATTGATGAACAGCTTTGTTACGATTGGTTTGGAACGTTTATCCCAGAATAAACCTTGCTTCATCAATTTCACAGAAGATCTGCTGTTTGAAAAAGTTCCCGAATACTTCAATCCGCAACAGTTGGTCGTTGAAATACTGGAGCACGTTTCTTTCAGTCTTGATTTAATCAGGGTGTGCCGGGAGCTGAAAGGGAAGGGGTACCTGATCGCTCTTGATGACGTTATAGATTTGGACAGGGCTTCACTGTATGAACTTCTCCCATATGTAGATATTTTGAAGGTGGACATCAGAGCTGTTACGAAAGAAAACCGCTGGAAAATCATTCGCTTGACTGAGGACTTCAACCTCACGCTTTTAGCTGAAAAAGTGGAGACGAGAGAAGAACATCACCAGTGTAAGGAGGAAGGATTCGAACTTTTCCAGGGTTTTTACTATAGTAAACCGTTGATCGTTAAAGGGTTGGAGATTCCTTTTTATACAGGTACTTATTTTCAGATGATCAAAGAATTATCAGCTACTGAGGAAGAGGTCAACATTGAAAAGGTAACGGAAATTCTAGAACAGGATGTAGCTTTAACCTACAAGTTACTGCGTCTGATCAATTCATCTCAATACCGGGTAAAGGTGCCTGTTCAATCCATCAAACAAGCCGTTATGCTTTTAGGTACTGAGTCTTTGAAAAAATGGTTGTATGTTTTATCAGTAGAACAGACGGCACCCGTCACTTCTTCAAAAACACAATTAATTTTAAAGACCAGTTTACTAAGGGCGAAGATGTGTGAACAAATAGCCATCCGTATTAGGACAAAAGCAAAGGCGGATGGTTTCTTTCTTACGGGATTCATGTCTCTGATCGATGTGATCACTCAAAAGCCCGTGGGTGAAGTCATTAACTTACTGCCCCTTGATACAGCTATAAAAGAAGCCTTGCTAGGAACTGAAAATATTTACCGGCAAATACTTGATATGGTAATTGGGATGGAAAAGGCGGACTTTGAAATACTGGAAAGTCATTTAATCGTCGGAGGAGTGGGCTTTACTGAGATTTTTGAAATTTATGGGCAGGCAATTGCGTGGACAGATCAATTGTATCAAGAGCATTTCACTGAAAGTGCGACATAGTGGACAGGCATCAATAATAGTGGTAATCTAATTCATGTTTGCTTCCTATAAATGAGGGAGCAACTATTTTTATGTATAACGTTACCTAGGTAATGAAAAAGGAGAGCGTAAGATTGACACTATTATTTCATCGTATCCAACAATTATCGAGAGACTTAAACAAATATTTAAATGAATCTTTGGAAGAAGAAGATATCTACATGTCCCACTGGGCTGTTTTATTTCAATTGGAATCCAACGACGGGTGTATGACTCAAGCAGAACTTAAGGAGCGCCTCAATATCGAAGCTCCGCCATTATCAAGAGTCATTCAGAAACTGGTAAAGCTCGGTTACATTGAAAAAAATAAAAGTAAAGATCAGCGCACAAATGACATCACCATCACAAGAAAAGGAGAAGAAAGATATCCTTTTTGGCGGAAAGCTATCGGAGAAGCTGAGGAACGCTTATTAGAAAAGTTGGGGACAACGGGGGAGAAGGCTTTAGAAGAACACGTATTGTCCTTATCTCGTATGGTTTCTGAAGAAAGGAGGGGAAGCTGATGAATGCTGCCGCGAAACAGCCCCTTTGGACTAAGAGCTTTCTCAATGTATGTCTCAGTAATTTTTTCGTGTTCTTGGTTTTTTATCTGATGTTTGTGACCTTACCTATTTATGCTATCGAGGAGGTCGGAGTAGCAGAAGGACAAGCTGGATTGATAATAACCCTCTTTTTGTTAGCTGCTATCATGATACGTCCGCTTACAGGACAATGGGTGGAATCGATTGGGAGGCGACCTGTTGTTATTTTGTCATTGAGCATCTTTCTGATTAGCTCAGGATTGTATTTTTTCTTTGATGCATTCAGCTTTTTGCTTGTTGTTCGTTTCATACAGGGTCTTGGATTCGGAATGGGGACTACTGTCCTTGGAGCGTTAGCAGCAGATGTTATTCCTGAGCAACGTAAAGGGGAAGGAATGGGCTATTTTGCCATGTCAATGAATTTCGCTATGGTCATCGGTCCTTTTTTAGGGTTGACGATTATCCAGTCCGTGAATTTCATGTTCATGTTTCTTGTATGCTTGTTTTTTGCAGCTGTAGCCTTTTTGTCAGGAATTATGATCAAGGTGCCTGAAAAAGGATCCTCTACTAAGAAAAGTGTCATCCCGAATTTAAATGGGCTTCTTGAAAAGCCTGTCATCCCTTTAGCTTTGACAGGAGCTGTATTAGCGCTTACTTATTCCGGTGTTTTGTCCTTTGTATCGGTGTATGCGAACAACCTTGGCCTTGAGGAGGCTGCTAGTTATTTCTTTGTAATATATGCTCTCGTTCTCTTGATTTCCCGACCTTTTACAGGGAAGTGGTTTGATCAGTATGGGGAGAATGTCATTGTCATTCCTTCCATTATTCTATTTGGTGTAGGGATGTTCGTATTGAGCTTTGCGGAAACTTCCCTGCTTCTGCTGGTCGCCGGTGGACTGATCGGCTTAGGGTGGGGAACGCTCGTGCCTAGCCTTCAAACCATTGCTCTGAAAAAAGTTCCGGATCGCGCAGGTGCAGCTACAGCCACCTTTTTCACCATATTTGATATAGGGATGGGAATCGGTTCCTATGTGGTAGGTGCTGTTGCAACAGGAATCGGTTTTTCCTCATTATATTTCAACAGTTCATTCATAATATTCGGAGCGGTTTTCCTATACATTTTGTTACACGGAAGAACGGTCCAGCCGAACTCGAAGCAAGAAATAGAATATAGTAAATAAGAAGGAGGACGTTGGCTCCTTCTTTTGTTAAAATTAAATGAAAACGCTTACAGAAAATGCAAAGGGGAGTAAGACGTGAAAGAAAACATTAAAAGTATGGAAACATCCATGATCCACAGTGAACATAAGGTACGTGATGTCCATGGGAGCTTGACGATGCCGATTTATCAGACATCGACGTTCTCTTTTTCATCAGCTGCAGAGGGTGCACGCAGGTTTGCCGGTGAGGAAGAAGGTTATATATATTCTAGACTTGGAAACCCGACTGTCAAAGCCTTGGAAGAGCGAATAGCTGTTTTGGAAGGTGGCGAAAGAGGGTTGGCCTTCGCCTCAGGAATGGCGGGCGTAAGTGCTGTACTTATCGCTATGACGAAAGCGAATGACCACATCCTATGTTCAAATGGTCTATATGGTTGTACTTATGGGCTCCTTCAAATGCTGGAAGAAAAATATGACATTACACACGACTTCAGTTTTATGGAATCTGAAGAAGAACTAAGAAATAAGATTAATAAGAACACTTCTTGTATTTTTATTGAAACACCGATTAATCCCACGATGAAGGTGGTCGACTTATCTATGGTCGCGCAGGTCGCTAAGGAATACGGCATTCCTGTCGTCGTTGATAATACATTCTGCACACCGTATCTTCAACGCCCATTGGAAAAAGGGTGCGACATCGTCATCCATAGTGCGACGAAGTATATCGGTGGGCATGGGGACGTCATTGCCGGTCTTGTCGTTGGTAAGGGAGAATTCATGAATGCCCTCGCAATGGCTGAGCAAAAGGATATCGGCGGCGTCCTTTCCCCTTTTGACGCCTGGTTGTTGTTAAGAGGTATAAAAACCCTTCATATCAGGATGGATCGCCACAGTTCTAATGCTGCGGAGATCGCTCGAAAACTTAAGGAACATCCAAGAGTCGAAAATGTTTACTACCCTGGGATGGAAAACCACGAGCAAAAATCAATAGTCAAAAAACAAATGAAAACGGGGGGAGGGGTCATCGCATTCGAATTAAAAGGATCGAAGTCCGAAGCCCAAAATTTCATGGATCGATTAGAACTCATTCAAATTGCGGTGAGCCTGGGAGATGCAGAAACATTAATACAGCATCCAGCCACAATGACTCACGCGGTTGTTCCAGAAGAAAAGAGAAAGGAAATGGGAATAGGTGATTCGCTTATCCGTTTATCTGTAGGCCTTGAAGCTGTAGAAGATATTTGGCATGATATGAATCAGGCACTGCAATCTTAAATAACTACTTAAATGTTGGAAGCCGGGGCGTCCCCCGGCTTCTTTTTGTTGAGAAAAATCCGTTAACTGACAGCAAGGGTTTATCCATCTCTACGTAGGGAAAAGTAGTACTACAATGATGATGAACAAAGATGAAATATCAAATAATAAAAGGTGAATTCAAGAAAGGGACGGTGCAGTATGTTAAAGAAACTATTCGGTAAGAAAAGTGTAGAAGAGCAGCTTGTTGCTCCTGTAAGTGGGAAGGTCGTTTCCTTGGATGAAGTGGATGATCCAGTATTTAGTCAACGTATGATGGGAGACGGGGTAGCTGTGGAACCGACAGACGGAAAGGTCGTTGCGCCGGTTTCAGGTGAAATCGTCCAACTGTTTCCTACTAATCATGCTGTCGGTGTTAAGACGAAATCAGGTGTAGAAGTACTAGTTCATATCGGGTTAGAAACAGTATCTATGGAAGGTGAAGGTTTCGAGGGTCATGTGAAAACAGGAGATCATGTCAATGCCGGAGACCGATTGGTGACCTTCGATATGAACTTGGTAAATGAGAAAGCTAAGAGTACGATTACCCCGGTTGTCATCACAAACTATGATGATATTGTTGATAGCTTTGAGCCTTCATACAGTGATGGGGCGGAGGCTGGACAATCCACTATTGCAACACTGCAAACGAAATCATAAAAAAAGACCTAAAGCAGAGAATTCTTTGCTTTAGGTCTTTTTCTAATTAAGTCCATCCCCATATTCCATAAAAGCCCCCCTTTTCCTTAACACTCTGTTTCGAGATGTTTGTATGGAATAAAGGGTCGCTTGGGAAGGATTCCTCCAGTTACATTGCCCAGACACTCGCGACATAAGCAGAACATCAAAGGAATGAAAAAGCACATTCCGTTAATGTTCTGCTTATGCTAGTCGTGTCTCCCAGGGCAATTCCACCTTTGAACACTTTCCTGTGGGGGAACTGGCGAGCTTCCTCGGGCTTAAAAGCCCTGCGGGATCTCGCCTACCCCCTGCTCCCACGGGAGTCTCACCCTTCCCAAACGACCCTTGCCATAAGAAATTCTCAAAACCGACTTATTGTAGAAGGGATTTCTTAGTTGGAAAACGCTATGAAAATAGTATACGCGCAGAGTTCTCTATACTTAGAAAGATGCTTGAATGAATACGATTTCGAGAAAATTATACGGTAAGGGCGGAGGGGAACAAGGAGACTCCTGCGGGACAAGAGTGCAGGATGAGACCCCACAGAGCGTTATTAGCTCGAGGAGGCTCATCGCGCTCCCGCGGAAAGCGAATTGTTCCCCGTAGCCCTATAATCTCAATAAAAGCCTCGAAATCATGTTTTCAAGTATTCTGACCGTTTATGGAATAACCGTTAATATTTCGATTGGAATCCACTTGGCGAAAAACGTATAATGGGAGCAGACTAAGGAGGCGGGTGAAGGGACCTCTTTTCATATTTGCGAAAGGATGATGGAAATGACACAAGGAATCATAACATTAGGAGAAGCATTGATCGACTTCATTCCACTTGATGCCCACAATGTCAATTTTCAAAAAAGCCCTGGTGGGGCACCGGCTAACGTAGCTGTAGGTCTGGCACGCCTCGGTGCAAAGGCGACGTTTTTAGGTAAGGTCGGTGATGATGTTCTCGGTCGGTTTTTAAAGGAAACCCTTACTGGTTACGGAGTACATACACAATATATGCATTTGACCGGAGATGTGAGGACGGGTGTGGTCTTCGTCACATTAGGCGAGGAAGGGGAGCGCAGCTTCGATTTTTATATCAACCCGAGTGCCGACCGCTTCCTTGAGAAACAAGAAGTGGAAGAAAGCCTCTTCCATTCCCATAACCTTTTCCACTTTGGGTCGATTTCTATGATTGATCAACCAGCTCGCTCGGCTACGAAGTTTGCTGTTGAGCGAGCGAAACAGAACGGACTGATCATATCCTACGATCCCAATTTGCGCTTAGGGCTCTGGCCCTCTGAAGAAAAAGCGAAAGAAACGATTCTTTCCATGCTGGTAGAAGCGGACGTTGTGAAAATTTCTGAAGAGGAACTTGAGTTTTTAACTGCGGAAATAGATATCGATGCTGGTGTCAAAGCATTAACAGATTACAATATTCCTGTTTTATATGTTA
Coding sequences within:
- a CDS encoding efflux RND transporter permease subunit; the encoded protein is MKRIIDFSMNNKFAIWLMTILITAAGLYAGLNMKLETIPDIEPPIITVTTVYPGATPEEVANELSEPLEQQVSNLSGVKTVSSTSYQNASSLQLEYSFDKSLDEAEDELQDAVEQVSLPENAQEPSVSRLNFNAFPVVSLSALNGEGSLEELTSTVEEQIVPKLEGLEGVADVQVSGQQLQEVQIDLDEEALSDRGLDAETITSLIQGSDVSFPLGLYTFDDTQKSVVLDGNVTSVEELKELQLPAIPNSGGAGQMPGQSGAEIPSQESAGGQGEASPPQGSEGTSGQTGSDIPQSMVQSEGIPTVALGDIADIEVVGEAESISRTNGEDSISLQIVKTQEANTVDVVNSVKEETASFQDELDGVDFVYSFDQGEPIEESVSTMLNKALFGGIFAVIVILLFLRNIKTTLISVISIPLSLLIAILFLNQMDITLNIMTLGAMTVAIGRVVDDSIVVVENIYRRMSLSSEELQGKHLIRESTREMFMPILSSTLVTIAVFLPLGLVEGTVGQIFLPFALTVVFALLASLLVAVTIVPMLSHLLLKKAKIKEQPHEESGGKMAGWYRTVLTRTLDHKIISTIVAVLVLAGSIALVPLVGTSFLPEQEQKMVMATYNPEPGQTLDDVEEIAEEAQEYFLGREGTENVQYSVGGENPMSPGASNQAMFYVEYADDTEEFSDETEIVIDGLNEQTERGEWANQDFSGAGSSSGLELRIFGDSVDEIKPVVSEVEALLSEEENLRNVDSSLSESYEEYTLVADHERLSQLGLTAAQIGMELNQNREEPVVTTVEQDGEELDVYLEVEEEDISSVEDLTKREIQSPTGQSVAIDEVVEIEEGTTADTITRRDGRVYASVSAEITVDDVGAVSTQVNEMVQDIETPAGVEITQGGVAEDIEESFSQLGLAMLAAIAIVYLILVVFFGGGLAPLAILFSLPFTIIGAVLGLLVSGETLSISAMIGALMLIGIVVTNAIVLIDRVIHKEKEGLSTREALLDAGMTRLRPILMTALATIGALLPLALGFEGGSIISKGLGVTVIGGLASSTLLTLLIVPLAYETLTKFRKKKKGQPNKA
- a CDS encoding NAD(P)/FAD-dependent oxidoreductase, coding for MEHYEITIIGAGMAGITAARRLIKQGRTNFLLTDKGKSVGGRLATRRVADGKADHGAQFFTVRTEELEEELEEWLNRGWIKQWFGDRYPRYTAIDGMNQLAQHLASDINTSLHTKVVKLLEIDGGYHVYSEDGSEWKTDKVLLTMPTPQVVELLKNSKLDIVTAELKRLKEIIFEPTYVGIYHFNHTTNLPENGHLDLDLPEGVERIVDHRKKGISQDTIVSVYMKGDWSRKYYGEDYVHSLIKEKTELYLEWSTLESEQLKRWRYAQAKKTIEQSYIDLSGDGRLVVAGDAFLRSNDEAGRTRFESAYLSGKDAAAYLSW
- a CDS encoding FAD-dependent oxidoreductase, which produces MEHHQKWTRPEPLWREDMALPTFETLKEDSATEVVVVGGGITGITTAYLLAKEGKQVTLLEADQLLNGTTGHTTAKVTAQHGLIYHEIMKHFGEEEAALYYQAQMTALQKVEELINKYEIDCDWTKEDAYLFATTNIGAQKLEKEYEAYQTLGIEGELGETLPFSIETTRSLSMKNQARFHPLKYLSALVEEFTKLGGEIYEHTKATDVQEKDKVEVMTGDGFTVACEKVISCSHFPFYDGKGLYFSRMYAERSYLLAIEPEKEVPEGMYLSVDEPKRSIRTAHYNGTPLLLIGGESHKTGQGVDTSFHYNALEEFAAETFGIKKKLFQWSAQDLTTLDKVPYIGPITRNNDRVFIATGFRKWGMTNGTLAAQLICDYVTGEDSLFHELFKPTRFKSDPSMKHFLSQNFDVATHLVEGKLELVSDRPKHLKKGEGMVVQWKGERAGAYRDEEGKLHVLDTTCTHMGCEVEWNSAEHTWDCPCHGSRFSFNGSVVEGPAEQPLMKIAIQDKNDAPIQNAGDDYDENQESF
- a CDS encoding EAL and HDOD domain-containing protein, whose amino-acid sequence is MEVFVARQPILNVNDEVYAYELLYRNSEENRFVPIDANQATSEVLMNSFVTIGLERLSQNKPCFINFTEDLLFEKVPEYFNPQQLVVEILEHVSFSLDLIRVCRELKGKGYLIALDDVIDLDRASLYELLPYVDILKVDIRAVTKENRWKIIRLTEDFNLTLLAEKVETREEHHQCKEEGFELFQGFYYSKPLIVKGLEIPFYTGTYFQMIKELSATEEEVNIEKVTEILEQDVALTYKLLRLINSSQYRVKVPVQSIKQAVMLLGTESLKKWLYVLSVEQTAPVTSSKTQLILKTSLLRAKMCEQIAIRIRTKAKADGFFLTGFMSLIDVITQKPVGEVINLLPLDTAIKEALLGTENIYRQILDMVIGMEKADFEILESHLIVGGVGFTEIFEIYGQAIAWTDQLYQEHFTESAT
- a CDS encoding MarR family winged helix-turn-helix transcriptional regulator → MTLLFHRIQQLSRDLNKYLNESLEEEDIYMSHWAVLFQLESNDGCMTQAELKERLNIEAPPLSRVIQKLVKLGYIEKNKSKDQRTNDITITRKGEERYPFWRKAIGEAEERLLEKLGTTGEKALEEHVLSLSRMVSEERRGS